From the Lolium rigidum isolate FL_2022 chromosome 2, APGP_CSIRO_Lrig_0.1, whole genome shotgun sequence genome, one window contains:
- the LOC124691378 gene encoding E3 ubiquitin-protein ligase SINAT2-like, with translation MAPGSSIVTVVPESDCVDHGLSEALSSIRLDGESTSKPSWAASLVNVGLSSLTGLNDLLECPVCTNSMRPPILQCPNGHTICSSCKHRVDNHCPTCHQELGNIRCLALEKVAESIQLPCKYQSLGCPEIHPYQNKLKHEELCRFRPYSCPYAGSECLAAGDVPMLVSHLINDHKVDLHEGCTFNHRYVKSNPYEVENATWMLTVFKCFGQHFCLHFEAFLLGMSPVYMAFLRFMGEESEARNFCYSLEVGGNGRKLTWQGTPRSIRDGHKKVRDSFDGLIIHRNMALFFSSGTRQELKLRVTGRIWKEQ, from the exons ATGGCCCCAGGAAGCAGCATTGTGACTGTAGTTCCCGAGTCAGACTGTGTAGACCATGGGCTCTCTGAGGCACTCAGTAGTATCAGGCTTGATGGAGAGTCTACAAGTAAGCCCTCTTGGGCTGCGTCACTTGTCAATGTTGGTCTATCGTCATTGACTGGCTTGAATGATTTGCTCGAGTGTCCAGTGTGTACAAACTCAATGCGGCCACCCATACTTCAG TGCCCAAATGGTCACACAATTTGCTCCAGCTGTAAGCATAGGGTAGACAATCATTGCCCTACTTGCCACCAGGAACTGGGAAATATCAGATGCTTAGCTCTTGAGAAGGTGGCTGAATCAATTCAGCTCCCATGCAAATACCAAAGCCTGGGCTGTCCTGAGATTCATCCTTACCAAAACAAACTTAAGCACGAGGAGCTCTGCAGGTTCAGGCCATACAGTTGTCCATATGCAGGTTCAGAATGCCTGGCCGCAGGTGATGTTCCGATGCTCGTGTCTCATCTCATAAATGACCATAAGGTGGACTTGCATGAAGGCTGCACCTTTAACCACCGTTACGTGAAGTCAAACCCTTACGaagtggaaaatgctacatggatGCTCACT GTTTTCAAGTGTTTTGGTCAACACTTCTGCCTCCACTTCGAGGCGTTCCTGCTGGGGATGTCGCCAGTGTATATGGCCTTCCTGCGTTTCATGGGCGAGGAGAGCGAGGCACGGAACTTCTGCTACAGCCTGGAGGTTGGCGGAAATGGGCGGAAGCTGACGTGGCAGGGCACGCCCCGGAGCATCCGCGATGGCCACAAGAAGGTGCGGGACAGCTTCGATGGCCTCATCATCCACCGCAACATGGCTCTCTTCTTCTCTAGTGGCACCAGGCAGGAGCTCAAGCTGCGGGTGACCGGCCGCATCTGGAAAGAGCAATGA